gagatttttactAGGGTTCAATGTAAATTCTTGCCATCATAATTTATGGTATAGCTAAGGTTTCAACTATTGagacaatataaacattttAGTCCAGCATCCGTGTCTAAGGGCTCGGTCCGCGTGATTCCAACCTTCATGACAAAGAACAACTCACGGTATGTTGGACAAGTGGAGCGTGGCCGAGGGCGGAAAGATGTTTGAGTAGTTCTTGGAACCGGGCTTCTTGAAGCGATGCAGCGGCGAGTTGCTGAAGTCTTTGGTCAGGCCCTGGTCCTCCTGGCCTTCTCGCGGCAACTGCACCGTGGTGTGCTTGGACACCGTCACGCGAATGGCCCTGCCGTGCAGCCGCTGGCCGTTCAGGTGGCTAATGGCTGCGACAAAATCCAGATTAAAAGACATCGGTTGGTCTCCGCCTTTTCTCTCGGTACGATGCAGAAATGTTAATCTCATTCACAGTTCTATTCGCTTGGCCATAATGCAATACTGGATTTTGAATTCTCGACTTGTGTTAATATCCGCATGAAACAAGGACTCAGAGGCTACTGTTCGATTTCATTGCCTCAGGACAACAGAGTTAAAAATCCCCCCCAGTCTAGAGTGCAATATTGCAAATTCttcctgtatatatttttttaaatggcagctATGTACCTGTGCCAAGGACTCATTTAAATAACGATCCATTGAAATCAAACCACCTCAGGGGAGggggaggacccccccccccaacgtcaTACTTCCTCGAATTGTGACACAAAGGCACAGAGCAATGATAGCGGTAGCGTCTCTTGCTCTATTAAAGCGCAAACCGTCTTCACTTTCCTTCGCGAGCGTTGCGTCGAATACCAGCTAGCGTTTTGAAAACTAGAGATTGCCAAAAACGACAACTGGAACTAGATTGGCCGCCTATGATTTAACATGGAAGCTTCACTGTGGAGCACGGGTATGTGGCCATTTTGCATGGCAAAAATGGATCACAACCCCCCAAATGAAGTAAATCGGTACACATGCACGCATCAGAAAGAAAGAACTGGTGCTACCTAGTTGAGCCTGTGTGCCATCCGCCATCTGGATCAGAGCGTTCTCCTTTTTATTGAACAGGATCTTGACTCTCATCACGTCGCCATACACACCTAGAACATAGGAGCACACCGTCAGACGGGAGGGCGGGCAAACGGCGGAACTGGGTGTAGTTGTCAAAgagtcacacacacaaccaatcacagcagCCAACACAATTTTAATAACGATGCTACGGAATCTTCTAGCGAATGAATGAACGCGTGCTGATTTGAGGCCGAACTAAATTCGATCTGGGTGGCGAATCAGTCTAACCCTAAATAAGGAGCCTTTTGTTAAGACAggacagtggtagaatacaatttttaaagTTAGGCTGTCAGGAAGGGGGCAGATTTAAAGGGGTTGGGGGTGAAAggaaataaaagtaataaagtTTAAGGGGTTTGATTGCTTTGGCATGACGTTGATTCTTAAACAACTTGGAAATCTAGCCAAAATCATGCAGGAGTAAAACTACACATGCATAAATCAACACTGAAGGAACTACAAAGGACATCATCCCAGGGGTCTCACGTCAACTTTTGAGCTGcagcatttgattttttttccctgctgcttcggatttttttttttaattgccacttgtaatcccccccccccgctgcaaaaaaaaaatgcagaaaccaATTATAGCAGCAGCTTGTCCTCAGAGAAGCCACCACACACATTTCCACTGAGGGTGCTGctcttttgaaaaagaaaaaaaaagtgttttcaagaACAGCAGctgtttaaaaattaaatgctgCAGGTCTGAGCACACCGAGCCTCCATGtctctcaaccccccccccccccatgtcatcCAAAACCAGATctttcgcactcacacacacaaagacaaataaccccccacccctcccttggCTTGGCAGACGACAAGCCATCGGCGTCCAAGATAATCAAatcaaacttaaagccaaaaTAATACGAGACCAAGACATGCCCACCTTGCCAGGTAACAGTAGTAATAAAAAAGGAGATGAAAGGATGATAACGTACCGAAAAGAATAAAGAGGCAGTGTGGCGTAACGCTCTTTAGAGACAGCAGGGGGAGCAGCGGGGCCAAAAAAGGGTGGGAGAGGGCGGGGACAGGGgacgggggaggggagggggggggtcagggtacAGGGGAAAAGAGGCGAGGAGTGGAGGACAGTGGAGTGGAGTCGGGACATGTCCGCAGGCCACAGGCAGCAAGGTCCACGGGAAGGCCACAGTACCATGGTGGAAGGAGAGAATGGAGAGAGGTCAAGGAGGAGAACGAGGAGGAGGGAGTTGATGATGAGGTggtggatgaggaggaggaggaggcagtgtGAATGTGGATATTCGGGGCAAAAATCagttgggtgggggggcgatTGGGGGTGGTAATGATTgtgattatttatttgacaGCGGTATCCAATTTGAatggccattttttggggggggggatggcagagggggagcaaaaataaaaaataaaacaggaggCGAGGGTGTAATTGATCATTGGCCGTGCAGTGAGTTGGCAAGAGTATAAGTGGGGCGGGATTGGacagggaaaggggggggggtgtaaaacaaaaaaaaggaggggggagagagaaaggaagtaaaaaataaaaaacaaggtCAGTATACACAAAGAAATGTAGTGCTTCAGACAGTAGAACTGGCTAAATTAAAATGCACTGTCACTATGGGGAACACtaggagaaaaagaagagaaaaaagatTAACAATGAAATACAGAAAAAGGCAGAGACAATATGTACTTTTAAATCACACGCTGCACTTACACTTAGCGGTTGAAACAGTTTTAAATTAGCCATcatctttttctcttttcccaAAACAATGATGAAACACAAGTGATATGCGAGTAATTCAGCAGATgctaaacaaaattaaaaaaaggggggggggagccctaGAGACGCATTTGTAAGCagtaaaaaaagtaatattgtCTCTCCAAACAACTCAAGGATGATTTCAACttatggacaaaaaaatgaagatatggaatgttttggattttttttttaaaacaaaaacaagaagttAGTGTACTTGAATAAACTTAAAATTGACAGTGAGCAAAGTGGCAGGTCAGAGATGCAGCAGGTTTGGTCATACAAACAAGAGGTCCGAAAAGAGAAGTGCTTTTAACCAAaatggcctgtttttttttaaatcatctcttGAAAGTTTCGGCTGCTCTCCAGCTCGTCTGATCACCTGCAGGGGGCGACATTGAGCAGCCTGCCACACAAACATGCGTGCGGCCTGCTCAGAAAGCCTTGCCAAGTGTGTACTGACCTCCGGGTTCAGATTGCTGACCAACAGGACGTTGTGTCCGCTGGCGGCAGCGAGCCCGGCCAGGCTGAGGCGACtagcggcggccgccgccgcggccATGCTGCCGTGCCCGACGCCCAGAGAGGCCAAGGCGCTGGGGATGCCGGGCATTGCAAGACCTAAAAGAGGAGCAAACgggtacaaaaacaaacaaaaaaaaaaaacaaggtactATCGTACAAATTGCCAATCCAGAGAAGATGCTGGAGTAAAGAGACTGCACTGACCTGCTTGCTGGATGGCGAAGGCAGGCGGGAATGCATGTGCGCCTCCATACGGGGAGGCGGATATTATACCTGGTGCAGCTGTGGGGTGGAGGCAGTCTTTTAATGACTTTCAACACACCTATACAGTTCCTAGCAACGGGGAGCCACTCCAAAGCGCACATGAGTGGCCTGCACCGTTCTAAAAATATCTCACCAGTGATGAGACATTAGGATTTTCCAGGAATGTTGGAGAAGTGAAGCCTACAACAGACGTCAACTTTATTTGGTGTTCCTTCAAATGGCGGCAGGCGTGTGCCCACTTTGACTTAACACTCGTTTGAATGCCACTCTTATGAAAACAGCCTCattagagggtgtgcacacttgggtaaccacattgttttacttttacttcTCAAAGGTTAGAAATCACTCCTCCTGGGCTTCACGTTTTGTACCGCAGAAACGTCAGACACATCGTCCtgcatttggaaatgtattcaaataattcaaacgaatCGTCGCCGCCTTACCAAAGGCAGCAGCTGCCATGGTCTGGTGGTCCAGGGCGGCCTGGCTGTCGGCGGTGGGGAGATCCAGGCGGGTGTAGTCCCTGCTCTTGTCGTTGTTGTACTTGACGTTCAGGTTGGTGAGCTTGGAGAAGCTGATTCTTAGCGTGCAGCAGGCGTTGTAGATGTTCTGCCCGTCTAGACACTGCGaccaaataaaaatgaccaaaaaaaagtcaggatgaTTTAAGTGGTGTGCCCTGACATACACTCGGAATTTCTTGTGGGTCAGCAAaactgccactttttttttgccccttagGTGGAaggcacatcggcctcacagtgccgagttcgattccggcgccaccctccctgtgtgggtgtttttttttttttttacgggcactccggtttcctcccacattccaaaaacatcccccgtaggttaatggaacgctctaaattgtccccaagtgtaagtgtgaatggtttttcgtcaatgtgtgccctgcgattggcgtgCAACctatacagggtgtcccccaccgactgcccgaagacagttgggataggcgccagcacaaccccgaccctaatgaggattagaaaatggatggacgttcCCCCTTACATTTCATGAGGCGCGACCGAGTTTTGCGGGGAACCCAACATTCATTAATGCGCAAACACGGGACATTATCTAATAAGAGTGTTGACGAAATTCTATTGAGTCAAAGCAAATATTTTACACTGAATTAAAAACGGTCTGAATTAATCTCCAACATACTAGCCGTGCAGGCAATAGCACCATTGTGTGAATGCTAACTCTTTGCGCCGCGTTGTATTGTGTGTcttccgccatctagtggagaaGCATTTGTTTCGCCTGTCGCATTGATCAACAGATACGTTTGCTGCTAAATCCCATATTTTAAGAAAACCCTTACATTTTTAAACCAATTAAGTAACAATCATGGATAATCTCCCATCATTAAATCCCATAGGCTATAAAGTGAGCCCCTCCCTGCCACCTTGGTTGGACCAACTCTTACTTTGGCATTGTGGGCCATCATGGCGTCCGCATACTGGATGAGCGCTTGGAACTGGTTGTTCTTTGTAAATGTGATGATCTTCAGCACTGTGCCGAATTTGGAAAATATCTGGGGGGGAGAGGAGAAAAGCGCGCATGTTAAAAGCAGGCCTGCCTATTTGTTCAAATGCCCGGTGGGCAAGCGACGCCCCGGCTCCGCGCACCTGGTGCAGCACGTCCAAGGTGACCGGGTAGAAGAGGTTCTCCACGATGACTCGCAGGACGGGACTTTGAGCGCCGGCGCCCACCAGGCCGCTGGCGTCCGCCGCGATGGCCATGCCGGCGatcccgccgccgccgtgcaGAGCGTTGACGGCCTGCAGAGCGGCCTGGGCGcgctgaagggggggggggggggggggggcaaaccagATGCATTACTTAGCACGCGAGCTATTTGAGGTGCGCTTAGCGAATCGAAAGCAAACCCATTAAGCATTCGCGCTCGCGCGCGCCTCACCACTTGGTTGGGGGAGTTGTCCGTCTTCAGCTCTTTGTGGGTGGAGTACTGCATGTAAATGGGGTGGTTTCTGATGACGGGCGTCACGGACAAGTAGTAGCTCACCATGGTCTGAGCACACTCTTCGCTGTTCAGCTCCAGGAACGCCTGTGGGGTGGAAATGGGAGAAGCacaagtgcattaaaaaaaaacaggaaaaattaaACGACGCTCACGACAAACGCGTTTCATTGCCAACTTAAAAGACACGGCGCACATATTTTTAAGGCCCCCTTACCTGGTTTTTCCCTTTCAGCATCAGCAGATTGGTGACTTTCCCAAAGGGCAAACCGAGCCCGATGACCTCGGCCTCATTTATGTCGCTGGGCAGCTTGCGCAGGTGAACGACGCGTGACGGAACACCGGGACTGCGGACGTCACCCTTGAATTTTTTGCTGTCGTTGCCATTGGCTGCAAAGGGGGGCGGGGCAGGGAGGACCAGAGACAGATACAATCAGGGGGAGTGAAAAGGCGTCTCTAGGCCTTCCTGAATAATGGATCGGTCGCCGCGGCAACACATACAACACAGACAAGGCAAGCACTTAAATgagagccgaccccccccccccccacacacacacaaacgttccATGGCAACCCCCCTACCTGAGTTCATGATATAGGGCCCGTTGGATATGCAGGAAGAAAAGAGTTCGTCAGATCCCCTCTgtaggaaaagaaagaaaagaggctTGCTTTAATGTGGGGAACGACAAGCGCCAGGAGTGCAGGTGGCGAGCGCGGCTCTCATGTTACCCAACCATTGTGTGCCAAGGTAAGACGTACTGTAACCCGAGAAACGCAAAACCTCGACTGGCCGCCAACAATGAGACGACTCGGCTTTGTCATTTGACACGACGGGCCAGATTCTCCTGTTCGCCTtaagttctctttttttttttttgtttctcgtcACCACTAAAGATGATTTTCCAGGTGCACGAAGGAGTCGCGTTCAAAAAGGCGCACGTTGCAACACAggtcatacattcgcgtatcgGCTTCAGGAAGGAAGCAACAAAAACTGGTACGGTAGGTATCGGCGTCGTTCCTTTTACGACGATCCCCGACGTCTGACGTTTTGAGTTAACAATCGCACCCAGCAAACTAGTTTGTGCAGGCGCGTTAGCcaggatttttgttttagtttcatACTAATGACCTAGGTGTGTTCCTCATACAAATAACGCGTTTGCGAAGTCATTAGCAACTTCGGAACGTGCCTTTATCGTTACGCGTAGACAACCACTCTGGTGACCAGCGGCGACGTTTTCAAAACACTTCCTGCCATTCGGCACTCTCAACCGGGTATTCGAAGGGAAACGCAAGTCGACGCCATCTCAACTGGAAAGACGGTGATAGCCTCCCaactctccacccccccccccccagtccatCCCCAACACTCAATGTTGCTCACATGGCCCGGCGATAATGAAGTACGGCAGTCACAAGAAGTGGCTCAGTGGACTAAGCTCCACAACGGGGGCCCACAATGAATGAAGGTCCTGTTCCGGATGAGACTGGGGGGCATTGTTATGTGGCAGAGCGTAAACATATGGAAGCCCCCTGAGGACTCGCCGGATTTCAAGAGGGCCTCGCAGTTGTTCTAAAAACGGAACCGGTCGCACGGGTTCGCGAGCATTGTTTTCATGGCCGGTGAACCCGACATAGCCTTTGCGTTGCACAAGGTGGGAGGTTCCCGGACACGCAATACCTCCGCCAACGGGTGGCCAGGCATCAAATTGgacacctaccccccccccaaaaaaaaacacgcacatcTCGCCTTACTCCTTTGGCCCACGTCTCACCACGCGTTCTACTTTTTTCAGTATTTAGCCCGTGTGATCACATCGACAAGGCACAAACATTGTGCTGGCTTCCTTTCGCATGAGTTGAGTTAACCCTCTTGTCCCGCAGAGGGTCAAAGTGACCCATTTTAAAAGTAGCAAAAAATAGTATTGCCATTTTAAAGTTCCACTTGGCATCCTCTTGTCTTATCCtctcaaaaaaaatgacaaatggcaTGATCGCGGTAATGCATTACTTTCAGGTAATAATGAAGGCAACCAATATTGCTTTTCATTTCCGACACGTTTCGGATAAAACAAtcttgggtcattttgacccggaaACATTATTGCTGTTCCTGACAACCTGGGTTGATGGAAATTAAACAACTCTGTGGATTTCCTCCCCCGTTTTGACAATTTGGAAAATGACTCACGCCGGGGGTCAAACTGAGCGAGGACACCGCTGGTCCCGAGACCCGAGGAGTGGGCTCCACATATTTTGATTTTACCATTCAACCATTCAAAACAGTACATTGTACACGACTGCGGTATTAgatagcaccaaaaaaaaacgaaatctggccatgaaaaaaaaaaaaaaaaaaaaaaaaaaaaaaaatcgaggacAAGGCTCCGGCCTGACTCGTTGTGGGCAGATGACGTCACGCCATCACTCAACAGAACCGGggatgggggtagggggggtgaaCAGGAAGAGCAGCAGCAAGACCAGGCCTGCTTCCTGGCTTCTAGTTAACTCCCTGATGAGGACTTCATGATTACACGCTTCATGGTATTTCCCTCATTCTAATTATAACCAACAGAGCTGAGAAGCTACAATATGCGTAAAAGCAAAACCAATGCTTCTTTTGGGGggttggatggggggggggcgttcaagACTAACATAATTGCACTAGATGAGCCcgtcgttctctctctctctccctctctcgcggCACTGACGGCTAAATAGACATTCAGATAATGGTGACGCATGACTGGCTCACTTCCTCAAcatgttttgcggcttccacTCAAAATGGAACATTTGAACGGCAGGCCGTTTGACCGCTTCTTAAAGAACCTActcgtctttttttgtttagcgctaaaaacaaaaaaaaaacatttggacttTGGAGTAAGGTAGTAAAACGATGGCGAGGTGCAGGTATGCgcatgtttccccccccccccccaatcatctGCCATTGCGGTGAATGGGAGGGGGCGAGGAGTCTCAACAGGGGGACTTTGGGGGAGGAGGGCGGCTTTGGAATGTGACCGTGGAATTCCAGACGCTCTTCCCCAGACGAATAATTACAAAGATTCCAGCAAAGCGGGGCACAGTCGGCGAGCGTCGCAAACACTTATTTATCACAAGTGGAGTATCCGGCCATTAGGGAGACGATGTTGAAAAACAGGCTGGGCTGGAAGGAGAGAGGGAGtggttttgtcccccccccgtcGAAGGCATGTACCTGGTGACTTGTTCAAACAGACACGCAGACCTTTGGCCTGCCAAACAATGGCTCCACATTGCTTCCAGTCATGCCATCCACGCTATCCCGTTCCCCCAGGTGCTTTTACGGAACAGAGAGATAAAGCGTAGCAAAGTCGCATTGGCCCAGACTGACCAACAACTGTGGTCCTTTGATGTTTGCGGCAAAGTCTTTGAACATCCGCCCTAAAAACGACGATTGCTGCCGAGAGATTAAACAAGACTTTTAAGATTCAagccgttttttttattttaaagttatGGCCCAGACAATACTCTCAAGTCCAAGGGGAGTTGAAAATGCTCCCAGAGAACACGACGAATAAACAGGaagattcattttcaaaatagcTGCGCCGTTGACGGCCAACCGCCGCATACCAGATCGGACGTCATGAGCGATGATTGCCGTCGCAACCGCAACAAAACGGCTTTCGACAGCACTTTCATAATTACAGGGGAGAAGCTGGCGCAAATGGACAAGCCAAGTCTTTCCCAGTGTCCGCAAGGCTTCTTCACGCCATCGACCGTTCACAAAGTACACGTAAACAACTGACTTTGAGTCTCGGAGGTACATCTGTGGAGCTTTTGGGCATGTATTTAGGTCAACCAATCCTTTTAGGAGGCACCTTCAACAATTACACAAGAAACAAGACTTCATAACGCGGGTAATAAagcaaaatcccccccccccccccccacataatCTCCCTTCCCATGGATAAAAGCAGttacaatgaaagaaaataagacAAACGATGCTTACCTTTGTGCCAACTGATATGTCATGGACACTGctgtgaaaaaaagacaaaacaagaagGCCGTCAGCGGGAAATTGAGCGCAAATGTAAAGTAATACCAAATTCTTGAACAAGGGGACCGCAAGAAAGAAAACCTCCTTACTCAATTTCAGGGACGTAGCCGGATCCCAGAGGGTACAAGTCAGCGTCAAGGCGGCTGTGAAGTTAcaggaaaagaagacaaacgcAAACTTTCAGCGCTCGAGTACGCAGAGAACATATCGTGAAAAAGAGTCAAGTGAGCACACTCCGGGTACACTGAACACGAACAAACAAGACACGAACACCATTCCAACTGTCGAATTCAGGTGATCGACGAAGgaaggtggggggcggggggttagaaaaataacacaagaagaTGCTGCGGGCGAATTagaagcaccccccacccccatccgaCGAACAAACGCCACGCCATAAAGTCGCCTTACTGTGGTTTGAtatggctcccccccccccggcggttGAAAAAGTCCCTGGGATTGAATCAAGGCGAAATGTTGGGAGGCGAAGACATCGGTTGCTTTCAACATGGCCCTGACTCCCCGCACAAAACATGAATGCGGAAATGAGACACGTTGCTTTAGCTCGACCTGCCCCAACTTAACTcgctcgttaaaaaaaaaatagacggaAAGAAATACCAGTATAGCTTAAGCAACCACATTATGAACTACTGCCCTCCTGCTATATCCACCAACAAGATTGCGAAAAGTCTTCAcgggaaaataaatgaaccatttttttccataactTGACGACGGCTAGCGGAGGTTAACGGCTAGGCTAGCAGCTAACTGTTGCATGTTTGGGTGAGCgtccgcggaggaggaggaggcggaggggaggaagaaaagggggggaaaaaagtaaatttaagTAACAACTTTCGCCAgcgaaacacaaaaaaagcgaCGACGAGGACGCCGCGAGGCGCCCGTAGGTGTGAGCGCGCGGAGGATTTACTCGCGGAAAACGGCGTCGCGGAAGCGGTTGCGTTTACAACTCACCCGTCCAttgcacaagaaaaaaactgcAGGTCTGAGGCGAAGGTAGGGCGGCagacttgcttgattttcttaCAAAATGGCTGAACGCGCGCAGGCGCGCGCTGATTAGTCAGCTCGCCTCCAACAGGCCGGAGAAGGCGGGGATTAAAGGCGACCAGCACTTCTATTGGTCATAACGGCCATCAGTTATGTTGAAGGGGGCgggagaatgaaaaaaaaacaaggccgcGGCAAATTTCCACTCATCGGCCAAAATATTGGGAACACCAGCTGGTTTTGATTGACGTCGTCAAATGAGACATTAAT
This sequence is a window from Hippocampus zosterae strain Florida chromosome 14, ASM2543408v3, whole genome shotgun sequence. Protein-coding genes within it:
- the ptbp1a gene encoding polypyrimidine tract-binding protein 1a isoform X15, with translation MDGRLDADLYPLGSGYVPEIDSVHDISVGTKRGSDELFSSCISNGPYIMNSANGNDSKKFKGDVRSPGVPSRVVHLRKLPSDINEAEVIGLGLPFGKVTNLLMLKGKNQAFLELNSEECAQTMVSYYLSVTPVIRNHPIYMQYSTHKELKTDNSPNQVRAQAALQAVNALHGGGGIAGMAIAADASGLVGAGAQSPVLRVIVENLFYPVTLDVLHQIFSKFGTVLKIITFTKNNQFQALIQYADAMMAHNAKCLDGQNIYNACCTLRISFSKLTNLNVKYNNDKSRDYTRLDLPTADSQAALDHQTMAAAAFAAPGIISASPYGGAHAFPPAFAIQQAGLAMPGIPSALASLGVGHGSMAAAAAAASRLSLAGLAAASGHNVLLVSNLNPESVTPHCLFILFGVYGDVMRVKILFNKKENALIQMADGTQAQLAISHLNGQRLHGRAIRVTVSKHTTVQLPREGQEDQGLTKDFSNSPLHRFKKPGSKNYSNIFPPSATLHLSNIPPAVVEEDLKRLFASSGATVKAFKFFQNDRKMALIQMGSVEEAIECLIEFHNHDLGENHHLRVSFSKSTI
- the ptbp1a gene encoding polypyrimidine tract-binding protein 1a isoform X3: MDGAMLKATDVFASQHFALIQSQGLFQPPGGSPIKPHRLDADLYPLGSGYVPEIDSVHDISVGTKRGSDELFSSCISNGPYIMNSANGNDSKKFKGDVRSPGVPSRVVHLRKLPSDINEAEVIGLGLPFGKVTNLLMLKGKNQAFLELNSEECAQTMVSYYLSVTPVIRNHPIYMQYSTHKELKTDNSPNQVRAQAALQAVNALHGGGGIAGMAIAADASGLVGAGAQSPVLRVIVENLFYPVTLDVLHQIFSKFGTVLKIITFTKNNQFQALIQYADAMMAHNAKCLDGQNIYNACCTLRISFSKLTNLNVKYNNDKSRDYTRLDLPTADSQAALDHQTMAAAAFAAPGIISASPYGGAHAFPPAFAIQQAGLAMPGIPSALASLGVGHGSMAAAAAAASRLSLAGLAAASGHNVLLVSNLNPESVTPHCLFILFGVYGDVMRVKILFNKKENALIQMADGTQAQLAISHLNGQRLHGRAIRVTVSKHTTVQLPREGQEDQGLTKDFSNSPLHRFKKPGSKNYSNIFPPSATLHLSNIPPAVVEEDLKRLFASSGATVKAFKFFQNDRKMALIQMGSVEEAIECLIEFHNHDLGENHHLRVSFSKSTI
- the ptbp1a gene encoding polypyrimidine tract-binding protein 1a isoform X2, translated to MDGAMLKATDVFASQHFALIQSQGLFQPPGGSPIKPHRLDADLYPLGSGYVPEIDSVHDISVGTKRGSDELFSSCISNGPYIMNSANGNDSKKFKGDVRSPGVPSRVVHLRKLPSDINEAEVIGLGLPFGKVTNLLMLKGKNQAFLELNSEECAQTMVSYYLSVTPVIRNHPIYMQYSTHKELKTDNSPNQVRAQAALQAVNALHGGGGIAGMAIAADASGLVGAGAQSPVLRVIVENLFYPVTLDVLHQIFSKFGTVLKIITFTKNNQFQALIQYADAMMAHNAKCLDGQNIYNACCTLRISFSKLTNLNVKYNNDKSRDYTRLDLPTADSQAALDHQTMAAAAFAAPGIISASPYGGAHAFPPAFAIQQAGLAMPGIPSALASLGVGHGSMAAAAAAASRLSLAGLAAASGHNVLLVSNLNPESVTPHCLFILFGVYGDVMRVKILFNKKENALIQMADGTQAQLAISHLNGQRLHGRAIRVTVSKHTTVQLPREGQEDQGLTKDFSNSPLHRFKKPGSKNYSNIFPPSATLHLSNIPPAVVEEDLKRLFASSGATVKAFKFFQNDRKMALIQMGSVEEAIECLIEFHNHDLGENHHLRVSFSKSTI
- the ptbp1a gene encoding polypyrimidine tract-binding protein 1a isoform X13, producing the protein MDGRLDADLYPLGSGYVPEIDSVHDISVGTKRGSDELFSSCISNGPYIMNSANGNDSKKFKGDVRSPGVPSRVVHLRKLPSDINEAEVIGLGLPFGKVTNLLMLKGKNQAFLELNSEECAQTMVSYYLSVTPVIRNHPIYMQYSTHKELKTDNSPNQVRAQAALQAVNALHGGGGIAGMAIAADASGLVGAGAQSPVLRVIVENLFYPVTLDVLHQIFSKFGTVLKIITFTKNNQFQALIQYADAMMAHNAKCLDGQNIYNACCTLRISFSKLTNLNVKYNNDKSRDYTRLDLPTADSQAALDHQTMAAAAFAAPGIISASPYGGAHAFPPAFAIQQAGLAMPGIPSALASLGVGHGSMAAAAAAASRLSLAGLAAASGHNVLLVSNLNPESVTPHCLFILFGVYGDVMRVKILFNKKENALIQMADGTQAQLAISHLNGQRLHGRAIRVTVSKHTTVQLPREGQEDQGLTKDFSNSPLHRFKKPGSKNYSNIFPPSATLHLSNIPPAVVEEDLKRLFASSGATVKAFKFFQNDRKMALIQMGSVEEAIECLIEFHNHDLGENHHLRVSFSKSTI
- the ptbp1a gene encoding polypyrimidine tract-binding protein 1a isoform X14, which gives rise to MDGRLDADLYPLGSGYVPEIDSVHDISVGTKRGSDELFSSCISNGPYIMNSANGNDSKKFKGDVRSPGVPSRVVHLRKLPSDINEAEVIGLGLPFGKVTNLLMLKGKNQAFLELNSEECAQTMVSYYLSVTPVIRNHPIYMQYSTHKELKTDNSPNQVRAQAALQAVNALHGGGGIAGMAIAADASGLVGAGAQSPVLRVIVENLFYPVTLDVLHQIFSKFGTVLKIITFTKNNQFQALIQYADAMMAHNAKCLDGQNIYNACCTLRISFSKLTNLNVKYNNDKSRDYTRLDLPTADSQAALDHQTMAAAAFAAPGIISASPYGGAHAFPPAFAIQQAGLAMPGIPSALASLGVGHGSMAAAAAAASRLSLAGLAAASGHNVLLVSNLNPESVTPHCLFILFGVYGDVMRVKILFNKKENALIQMADGTQAQLAISHLNGQRLHGRAIRVTVSKHTTVQLPREGQEDQGLTKDFSNSPLHRFKKPGSKNYSNIFPPSATLHLSNIPPAVVEEDLKRLFASSGATVKAFKFFQNDRKMALIQMGSVEEAIECLIEFHNHDLGENHHLRVSFSKSTI
- the ptbp1a gene encoding polypyrimidine tract-binding protein 1a isoform X9 yields the protein MDGAMLKATDVFASQHFALIQSQGLFQPPGGSPIKPHRLDADLYPLGSGYVPEIDVHDISVGTKRGSDELFSSCISNGPYIMNSANGNDSKKFKGDVRSPGVPSRVVHLRKLPSDINEAEVIGLGLPFGKVTNLLMLKGKNQAFLELNSEECAQTMVSYYLSVTPVIRNHPIYMQYSTHKELKTDNSPNQVRAQAALQAVNALHGGGGIAGMAIAADASGLVGAGAQSPVLRVIVENLFYPVTLDVLHQIFSKFGTVLKIITFTKNNQFQALIQYADAMMAHNAKCLDGQNIYNACCTLRISFSKLTNLNVKYNNDKSRDYTRLDLPTADSQAALDHQTMAAAAFAAPGIISASPYGGAHAFPPAFAIQQAGLAMPGIPSALASLGVGHGSMAAAAAAASRLSLAGLAAASGHNVLLVSNLNPESVTPHCLFILFGVYGDVMRVKILFNKKENALIQMADGTQAQLAISHLNGQRLHGRAIRVTVSKHTTVQLPREGQEDQGLTKDFSNSPLHRFKKPGSKNYSNIFPPSATLHLSNIPPAVVEEDLKRLFASSGATVKAFKFFQNDRKMALIQMGSVEEAIECLIEFHNHDLGENHHLRVSFSKSTI
- the ptbp1a gene encoding polypyrimidine tract-binding protein 1a isoform X11, whose translation is MDGRLDADLYPLGSGYVPEIDSVHDISVGTKRGSDELFSSCISNGPYIMNSANGNDSKKFKGDVRSPGVPSRVVHLRKLPSDINEAEVIGLGLPFGKVTNLLMLKGKNQAFLELNSEECAQTMVSYYLSVTPVIRNHPIYMQYSTHKELKTDNSPNQVRAQAALQAVNALHGGGGIAGMAIAADASGLVGAGAQSPVLRVIVENLFYPVTLDVLHQIFSKFGTVLKIITFTKNNQFQALIQYADAMMAHNAKCLDGQNIYNACCTLRISFSKLTNLNVKYNNDKSRDYTRLDLPTADSQAALDHQTMAAAAFAAPGIISASPYGGAHAFPPAFAIQQAGLAMPGIPSALASLGVGHGSMAAAAAAASRLSLAGLAAASGHNVLLVSNLNPESVTPHCLFILFGVYGDVMRVKILFNKKENALIQMADGTQAQLAISHLNGQRLHGRAIRVTVSKHTTVQLPREGQEDQGLTKDFSNSPLHRFKKPGSKNYSNIFPPSATLHLSNIPPAVVEEDLKRLFASSGATVKAFKFFQNDRKMALIQMGSVEEAIECLIEFHNHDLGENHHLRVSFSKSTI